The proteins below come from a single Longibacter salinarum genomic window:
- a CDS encoding potassium channel family protein, whose amino-acid sequence MKRFVIVGLGNFGSGVAEALYQRGHDVIAIDINEDAVDRIASHASRPAVGDAQQLEVLRQAGAEDADTAIVSTGDDMTASMLSVLALKDLGVDDIYVKVISADHARIMKALGVSETIFPERESAFNLASRISEYGVLNYVRMAGDLSVQEMVVLDEWRGKTLREIGVRNRFHLTVIAVHDTETDEVSVPPDPDEPLDATDTLLLAGTEDRLEELANMADEEIRERLEES is encoded by the coding sequence ATGAAACGATTCGTCATCGTCGGACTCGGAAACTTTGGTTCCGGGGTAGCGGAGGCCCTGTATCAGCGGGGCCATGACGTCATTGCGATCGATATCAACGAGGACGCCGTGGACCGGATCGCCTCCCATGCGTCTCGTCCGGCCGTCGGCGATGCCCAGCAACTGGAGGTGCTCCGGCAGGCCGGCGCGGAGGACGCCGACACGGCGATCGTGAGCACAGGCGACGATATGACGGCGTCGATGCTGTCGGTGCTCGCCCTGAAGGATCTGGGGGTGGACGACATCTACGTGAAGGTTATCTCCGCGGACCATGCCCGCATCATGAAGGCACTTGGCGTCTCCGAAACGATCTTTCCCGAGCGCGAATCGGCCTTCAATCTTGCCAGTCGCATCTCGGAATACGGTGTGCTCAACTACGTCCGGATGGCCGGCGACCTGTCGGTGCAGGAGATGGTCGTGCTGGACGAGTGGCGAGGCAAAACCCTCCGCGAGATCGGCGTCCGCAACCGCTTCCATCTCACCGTGATCGCCGTTCACGACACCGAGACGGACGAGGTGTCGGTCCCCCCCGATCCGGACGAGCCGCTCGACGCAACGGACACGCTATTGCTGGCGGGAACGGAGGACCGTCTCGAAGAGCTGGCCAACATGGCGGATGAGGAAATTCGAGAGCGCCTGGAGGAGTCGTAA
- the trkA gene encoding Trk system potassium transporter TrkA, translated as MRTIVVGAGEVGFDVAHLLALEQHDVTVIDVENDVLQRVREKLDVLTIQGNGTSAMVLEEAGIRDADMLIAVTAIDEVNLIACMMADRLGVPTTVARTRSDELARTHSVLEAEDFGIDVVIHPEESAAAEVSRLIQRAGATDLLTFCDGHLNLVGMRLDKEAPVVGEKLRDVVVNHPKIDFRVQAIVRGLHTVLPGGDEVLRANDQVFVLTRPKYVTPVARMMGKGDISMKNVMILGGSRVGAGVADRLSNHGGMRIKLIEPNKETAERLAERLTDVLVLQGDPTDMDLLVREGLGEMDACVAVADDEESNLVACLMAKHLGVYKTVGLLSKVAYIPISQAIGLDAAVSKKLAVSREIRRYLRGKHVLSVATVHGLDAEVLEIKAEKGSKATKKALRDLDVPRGIIISAVEHSDRTEIATGDTHIQPGDTAIVFVLPQNVDAAEKLFGA; from the coding sequence ATGCGAACCATCGTTGTAGGTGCCGGCGAAGTCGGCTTCGACGTTGCCCATCTCCTCGCCCTTGAGCAGCACGACGTCACCGTCATCGACGTTGAGAACGATGTGCTGCAGCGGGTTCGCGAGAAACTCGACGTGTTGACGATCCAGGGGAACGGGACCTCCGCGATGGTGCTGGAAGAAGCGGGGATTCGCGATGCAGACATGCTGATCGCGGTCACGGCCATTGACGAGGTGAACCTGATCGCCTGCATGATGGCCGACCGTCTGGGCGTTCCCACAACCGTCGCCCGGACGCGCTCGGACGAGTTGGCGCGCACTCATTCCGTGCTGGAGGCAGAGGACTTTGGCATTGATGTCGTCATTCATCCGGAGGAGAGCGCGGCGGCCGAAGTGTCGCGGCTCATTCAGCGGGCGGGTGCGACGGATCTCCTGACGTTCTGTGATGGCCACCTCAACCTGGTCGGAATGCGGCTGGACAAGGAGGCGCCCGTGGTGGGTGAAAAGCTGCGCGACGTCGTCGTCAACCACCCGAAAATTGACTTTCGCGTGCAGGCGATCGTCCGTGGCCTGCATACCGTTCTGCCGGGCGGAGACGAAGTGCTTCGCGCGAACGATCAGGTGTTCGTGTTGACGCGACCCAAGTACGTCACCCCGGTTGCGCGGATGATGGGCAAGGGGGACATCAGCATGAAGAACGTCATGATCCTGGGCGGGTCGCGCGTCGGCGCTGGCGTGGCCGATCGTCTGTCGAACCACGGCGGCATGCGGATTAAACTGATTGAGCCGAACAAGGAGACGGCGGAACGCCTGGCGGAGCGTCTCACGGATGTGCTGGTCCTTCAGGGGGATCCGACCGATATGGATCTGCTGGTCCGGGAGGGACTCGGCGAAATGGATGCCTGCGTGGCTGTTGCTGACGACGAAGAGTCGAATCTTGTGGCGTGCCTGATGGCGAAACACCTCGGCGTCTACAAGACGGTCGGATTGCTGTCGAAGGTCGCGTACATTCCGATCAGTCAGGCCATCGGGCTGGATGCGGCCGTGAGCAAGAAGCTCGCGGTGTCGCGGGAGATCCGTCGATACCTGCGCGGGAAGCACGTCCTCAGTGTCGCCACCGTGCATGGGCTGGACGCGGAAGTGCTCGAGATCAAAGCCGAAAAAGGTTCGAAGGCGACGAAGAAAGCGCTCCGCGACCTCGACGTCCCGCGCGGCATCATTATCAGCGCCGTGGAGCACTCGGATCGGACGGAGATCGCGACGGGCGACACGCACATCCAGCCGGGAGATACGGCGATCGTGTTTGTCCTGCCGCAAAACGTTGACGCTGCAGAGAAACTCTTCGGTGCGTAA
- a CDS encoding TrkH family potassium uptake protein — protein sequence MVLNWNVVARTLGGLLLFLSVALLMPALVGGLYNEPAAWSFLVSAAIAVTIGGVSWYTLGTPGREDVGAREGFAIVALSWIVLSLIGALPFVLGGVLDSYTNAFFETMSGFTTTGATIFGGSGTPSIESMPNAFLFWRSLAHWLGGMGIIVLTLAILPILGVGGMQLFKAEVPGPSADKLTPRVRETARRLWLIYVGITVVEILALLPAMSLFDAVNHAFATMATGGFSTENGSVGQYDSAYIDGVITLFMFLAGMNFALHFRMLRGKAITVFKDEELHVYAGITLAATTLIAMATWSPTAGWFAADAIGTVYSTLGEAIRYASFQSVAIITTTGFGTADYEIWPSLAVGTIFLLFFIGGMAGSTGGGVKVVRHVLLVKNSLKEVKQLVHPQAILPIRLNNSVVPKDVMGNVLSFIVLYLGLLFAGTLVMAALGLDLMSAFGAALSCIGNIGPAFGTMGPTENYAHVPALGKWVLSFLMVAGRLEIYTILILFAPTFWRR from the coding sequence GTGGTCCTCAACTGGAACGTCGTCGCCCGTACGCTCGGTGGGCTGCTCCTCTTTTTGTCTGTTGCGCTGCTGATGCCGGCCCTTGTGGGTGGGCTGTACAATGAGCCGGCTGCCTGGAGTTTTCTCGTCAGCGCTGCGATCGCCGTCACGATCGGCGGGGTCTCGTGGTACACGCTCGGGACGCCCGGACGCGAGGATGTGGGCGCTCGCGAGGGCTTCGCCATTGTCGCTCTGTCCTGGATCGTGCTTTCGCTCATCGGCGCGCTTCCGTTCGTGCTCGGCGGGGTGCTCGATTCGTACACCAACGCCTTTTTCGAAACGATGAGTGGCTTCACGACGACGGGAGCCACGATCTTCGGCGGAAGCGGAACGCCGTCCATCGAGTCCATGCCGAACGCCTTTCTGTTCTGGCGGAGCCTCGCCCACTGGCTCGGAGGCATGGGCATTATCGTTCTTACGCTCGCCATCCTGCCGATCCTGGGCGTCGGGGGCATGCAGCTCTTCAAGGCCGAGGTGCCGGGCCCGTCGGCCGACAAGCTGACGCCGCGTGTTCGCGAGACGGCCCGCCGCCTCTGGCTCATCTACGTTGGCATCACCGTGGTCGAAATCCTCGCGCTCCTGCCGGCAATGAGCCTGTTCGATGCCGTGAACCACGCCTTTGCTACGATGGCAACGGGTGGGTTCTCGACGGAGAACGGATCGGTCGGTCAGTACGACTCCGCGTACATCGATGGTGTGATCACGCTGTTCATGTTTCTGGCGGGCATGAACTTCGCCCTGCACTTCCGCATGCTGCGCGGTAAGGCGATTACCGTCTTCAAAGACGAGGAGCTTCACGTCTATGCCGGAATTACGCTGGCGGCTACGACGCTGATCGCGATGGCCACCTGGTCGCCGACGGCGGGGTGGTTTGCAGCGGACGCGATCGGGACGGTCTACTCCACGCTCGGGGAGGCCATTCGGTACGCATCCTTCCAGTCCGTCGCGATCATCACGACAACGGGCTTCGGGACGGCGGACTACGAGATCTGGCCTTCGCTCGCCGTCGGAACGATCTTCCTGCTGTTCTTCATCGGCGGGATGGCGGGCTCAACCGGGGGCGGCGTCAAGGTCGTGCGGCACGTCCTCCTGGTCAAAAACTCGCTTAAGGAGGTCAAACAGCTCGTGCACCCGCAGGCCATTCTCCCGATTCGCCTGAACAACTCGGTGGTGCCGAAGGACGTCATGGGGAACGTGCTCTCCTTTATTGTGCTGTACCTCGGTCTGCTGTTTGCCGGGACGCTGGTGATGGCCGCGCTCGGGCTCGACCTGATGAGTGCGTTCGGGGCGGCGCTGTCGTGCATCGGCAACATCGGGCCCGCGTTCGGGACGATGGGGCCGACGGAAAACTACGCGCACGTCCCGGCGCTCGGCAAGTGGGTGCTGTCTTTTCTGATGGTGGCCGGGCGACTGGAAATCTACACCATCCTGATCCTCTTCGCGCCGACGTTCTGGAGGCGGTAA
- a CDS encoding alpha-amylase family glycosyl hydrolase → MIRSFALHRLVSAAVAVVMTALLVAGCAEQDAQAPADQAASTPLDITADAGVGEPDWVNDVVMYEIFVPDFSQEGTFQGVVNRLDSLKAMGVNTIWLMPIHPVGEKRAKTDIGDLGSPYAVKDYKAANPQYGGDEGFRTLVEEVHERDMYIIIDWVANHTAWDHPWIEDHPEYYTEGPVDGRFTYPLLDGDTTDWTDVVDLNFENQEMRAKMIDAMKFWVEEYNIDGFRCDVAHQVPLNFWNAAIDTLETVRPVLMLAEAAEPEMHSVGFDLTYAWPFYGTIKRVWEEDAPASELLTQVDTTLEDLPGPSKRLRFTTNHDETAWDAPPTDVFDGKEGSEAAFVLATTIPGVPLVYNGQELGIEDTVSFFEATPYDWSQQSELRTFYTEYLQFYSSSTALKNGEFEILTPDAEDAVMFSRTADGEELLVVVNVRDEEAALSLPSEYAEQTLVDVMTDDSVSGPDLTLEPFGYHILRVGE, encoded by the coding sequence GTGATTCGATCTTTTGCACTTCATCGCCTCGTGTCTGCAGCGGTTGCTGTCGTCATGACCGCGCTCCTGGTGGCCGGTTGTGCCGAGCAGGACGCGCAGGCTCCGGCCGATCAAGCGGCCTCTACGCCCCTGGACATTACCGCCGATGCTGGCGTCGGCGAGCCCGATTGGGTCAATGATGTCGTCATGTACGAAATTTTCGTCCCGGACTTCTCGCAGGAAGGGACGTTCCAGGGCGTCGTGAATCGGCTGGACTCCCTCAAGGCCATGGGCGTCAACACGATCTGGCTGATGCCCATCCACCCGGTCGGCGAGAAGCGCGCCAAGACCGACATCGGTGATCTTGGCTCCCCGTACGCGGTGAAGGACTACAAGGCCGCGAATCCGCAGTACGGTGGCGACGAAGGCTTTCGCACGCTCGTAGAGGAGGTGCATGAGCGCGACATGTACATCATCATCGACTGGGTTGCGAACCACACCGCGTGGGATCACCCGTGGATCGAAGATCACCCCGAATACTACACGGAAGGCCCGGTCGATGGCCGCTTCACGTATCCGCTGTTGGACGGTGACACCACCGACTGGACCGATGTCGTCGATCTGAACTTCGAGAACCAGGAGATGCGGGCGAAGATGATCGACGCCATGAAATTCTGGGTCGAGGAGTACAACATCGACGGCTTCCGCTGTGACGTGGCCCATCAGGTGCCCCTGAACTTCTGGAACGCCGCCATCGATACGCTGGAGACCGTCCGTCCCGTCCTCATGCTGGCGGAAGCTGCCGAGCCGGAAATGCATAGCGTCGGCTTCGACCTCACGTATGCATGGCCATTCTATGGTACCATCAAGCGCGTCTGGGAAGAAGATGCGCCCGCCTCGGAGCTTCTCACGCAGGTCGATACCACGCTCGAAGATCTGCCGGGCCCGTCGAAACGCCTCCGGTTTACAACGAACCACGACGAGACCGCATGGGATGCACCGCCGACCGACGTGTTCGACGGAAAAGAAGGTTCGGAGGCCGCGTTTGTTCTGGCGACGACCATTCCGGGCGTGCCGCTCGTGTACAACGGCCAGGAGCTTGGAATTGAAGACACGGTGTCGTTCTTCGAGGCCACGCCGTATGACTGGTCCCAGCAGAGTGAACTCCGCACCTTCTACACCGAGTACCTTCAGTTCTACAGCTCGTCAACCGCGCTTAAGAATGGCGAATTCGAGATTCTGACGCCGGATGCAGAGGACGCTGTGATGTTCTCCAGAACGGCTGACGGCGAGGAGCTCCTCGTGGTTGTGAATGTGCGAGACGAGGAGGCCGCTCTGAGTCTTCCGTCCGAGTACGCCGAGCAGACGCTGGTCGATGTGATGACGGACGATTCTGTCTCGGGTCCGGATCTGACGCTTGAGCCGTTCGGCTACCACATCCTCCGCGTTGGCGAGTAA
- the ppc gene encoding phosphoenolpyruvate carboxylase produces MPRWKGLDLETEGTGISRPLSRHVNLLGAMLGQIAKEQMGEDVFERVESLRLLCKRADRDDDESLRAEAAEKISEMTLEEIVQVLHVYTTFFHLVNQAEQQEIIRINRERSRRSGPADWPLGPGSGDGHRDSSPRSESIDDAIYQLKQDGATIDEVIDWLSDLEIGPTLTAHPTEARRRTVLQKQQRIAGLLATLQSPDATPDERATTLDELYDQIAFLLGTDEIRSERPTVQEEVEQGHYFVHGGIWDTIPRIHQDVQQALRRHYDTTADVPAFLTYRSWIGSDRDGNPNVTPNVTRWTFARQRRTTLDHLLDELDDLRDDLSLSRNQTEVSDELISSIERDAQSITLDGDTLHRYRNEPYRLKLAYMEERLRALRDAVPTGETVETGDIARLIPTKGAAAYTSEKLADDLQMIAESLESHGVKDAGRTGRLHRMRVLVDTFGFHLAALDVRQHSGVHEKAITILLRHAGVTDDYAALPEDEKLEILRAELSNPRPLVPRGTDLPHPAGTLLEVFRTLRIMLKVDPDAVGAYIVSMTHSVSDLLEPMLLAKEAGIGSVESVNDDTDAFVCPMDFVPLFETIEDLDAADDRMEALFTDDLYAAHLERRDGFQEIMLGYSDSNKDGGYWMANWALHKAIYRLGVVCNDYDIDLCLFHGRGGTVGRGGGHTYQAIRALPSNVHNGKIRFTEQGEIISFRYALPDIARRHVEQLVSATLTATARADSGEASDGPVGLDEEETEVATLLDEIADRAMETYRDMIDDPKWWPWYTEVTPIEHISRLPIASRPVSRSSDEEVDFEDLRAIPWGFAWTQARYIVPGWYGTGAAFEEVISERDGTLETLRHCYRDWPFFTAVMDSAQREMARARLPIAHHYDERLRTGDTSFHDSIDADFDRGREAILTITGQDELFDNTPVLQKSIRLRNPYTDVLNLLQVELIERDRAMADENGHSEAHRDSLRMALFLSINGIAAAMQSTG; encoded by the coding sequence ATGCCTCGTTGGAAAGGACTCGACCTCGAAACGGAAGGAACCGGAATTTCGCGGCCGCTAAGCAGGCACGTAAATCTGCTTGGTGCCATGCTCGGGCAGATTGCCAAAGAGCAGATGGGGGAGGACGTCTTTGAGCGTGTCGAGTCCCTTCGACTGCTATGTAAACGGGCCGATCGCGATGATGACGAATCCCTCCGCGCAGAGGCGGCGGAGAAGATTTCGGAGATGACGCTGGAGGAGATCGTTCAGGTGCTGCATGTGTACACCACGTTCTTCCACCTCGTCAACCAGGCGGAGCAGCAGGAGATCATCCGGATCAATCGGGAGCGGTCCCGCCGGTCGGGTCCGGCTGACTGGCCGCTCGGGCCGGGCTCGGGCGATGGTCACAGGGATTCGTCTCCGCGATCTGAATCCATCGACGACGCCATTTACCAACTGAAACAGGACGGCGCGACGATCGATGAGGTCATCGACTGGCTTTCCGACCTGGAGATCGGCCCGACGCTGACGGCCCATCCAACGGAGGCGCGGCGTCGAACCGTTCTGCAGAAACAGCAACGGATCGCGGGGCTTCTGGCTACGCTTCAAAGTCCCGACGCCACCCCGGACGAGCGCGCGACGACCCTCGATGAGCTGTACGATCAAATCGCGTTTCTCCTCGGAACTGATGAGATTCGCTCCGAGCGCCCGACCGTGCAGGAGGAGGTCGAGCAGGGACATTACTTCGTCCATGGCGGCATCTGGGACACCATCCCACGCATTCACCAGGACGTGCAGCAGGCTCTTCGCCGCCATTACGATACGACAGCGGACGTGCCGGCTTTTCTCACGTATCGGTCGTGGATTGGTAGCGACCGCGATGGGAATCCCAACGTCACGCCAAACGTCACGCGGTGGACCTTCGCGCGGCAACGCCGGACGACGCTCGATCATCTCCTCGACGAGCTCGACGACCTGCGCGACGACCTCAGCCTGTCGCGAAACCAGACGGAGGTGTCCGACGAACTGATTTCATCGATTGAACGCGACGCTCAAAGCATAACGCTCGATGGTGATACGCTCCACCGGTATCGCAACGAGCCGTACCGACTGAAGCTCGCGTACATGGAGGAGCGCCTCCGTGCCCTTCGCGACGCGGTCCCGACGGGAGAAACGGTCGAGACGGGGGACATCGCGCGATTGATTCCGACGAAAGGTGCAGCGGCATACACCTCTGAGAAGCTCGCGGACGACTTGCAGATGATTGCCGAAAGTCTGGAGAGTCATGGCGTGAAGGACGCGGGACGGACGGGCCGGCTCCATCGCATGCGCGTCCTCGTTGACACGTTCGGCTTTCATCTCGCCGCGCTGGACGTCCGCCAGCACTCCGGTGTCCATGAGAAAGCGATCACGATTTTGCTACGCCACGCCGGCGTGACCGACGATTACGCCGCACTACCCGAGGACGAGAAGCTCGAGATTCTGCGGGCTGAATTGTCGAATCCACGTCCACTCGTGCCTCGCGGCACGGACCTTCCCCATCCGGCCGGGACGCTCCTTGAGGTCTTTCGCACGCTGCGGATTATGCTGAAGGTCGACCCGGACGCGGTCGGCGCGTACATCGTCAGCATGACGCACTCGGTTAGTGACTTGCTCGAGCCGATGCTACTGGCGAAAGAGGCCGGCATCGGGAGCGTCGAGTCCGTCAATGACGACACCGACGCCTTCGTCTGCCCGATGGACTTCGTCCCGCTCTTCGAGACGATCGAGGACCTGGACGCCGCCGATGACCGGATGGAGGCGCTGTTTACCGACGACCTGTACGCCGCCCACCTTGAGCGACGCGACGGGTTTCAGGAGATCATGCTCGGCTATTCCGACTCCAACAAGGACGGAGGCTACTGGATGGCCAACTGGGCATTGCACAAGGCGATCTATCGCCTCGGCGTGGTGTGTAACGACTACGACATCGATCTGTGTCTCTTCCATGGACGTGGCGGCACGGTGGGACGGGGCGGCGGCCACACGTACCAGGCCATTCGTGCGCTCCCGTCGAACGTGCACAACGGCAAGATCCGATTCACCGAGCAGGGCGAGATCATCTCGTTCCGCTACGCCCTTCCCGACATCGCGAGACGCCACGTTGAGCAGCTCGTCAGCGCCACACTCACAGCTACCGCCCGAGCGGACAGCGGCGAGGCGAGTGACGGGCCGGTCGGACTGGATGAAGAGGAGACGGAGGTTGCTACGTTGCTCGACGAGATCGCGGATCGCGCCATGGAGACGTACCGCGATATGATCGACGACCCCAAGTGGTGGCCGTGGTACACCGAAGTGACGCCTATTGAGCACATCTCCCGACTGCCGATCGCCTCGCGACCGGTCTCGCGGTCAAGCGACGAGGAGGTGGATTTCGAAGATCTCCGCGCCATCCCGTGGGGGTTTGCGTGGACGCAAGCCCGCTACATCGTACCCGGCTGGTATGGCACCGGTGCTGCATTCGAGGAAGTGATTTCGGAACGGGACGGCACCCTCGAAACGCTCCGTCATTGTTACCGCGACTGGCCCTTCTTCACCGCGGTGATGGACAGTGCCCAGCGGGAGATGGCACGTGCTCGCTTGCCGATTGCGCATCATTACGATGAGCGACTGCGCACGGGCGATACGTCCTTCCACGATTCTATCGATGCGGACTTCGACCGGGGGCGAGAGGCGATTCTGACGATTACAGGACAGGACGAACTCTTCGACAACACGCCGGTGCTGCAAAAGTCGATTCGTCTCCGCAATCCGTACACCGATGTGCTGAATCTTCTGCAGGTGGAGTTGATCGAGCGCGACCGGGCGATGGCCGATGAGAACGGACACAGCGAGGCGCATCGCGATTCGCTTCGGATGGCGCTTTTCTTAAGCATCAACGGGATCGCTGCGGCGATGCAGAGCACCGGTTGA
- a CDS encoding LemA family protein: MRSKGTIVLAILGLLLLVGGCGGVSSYNSMVQQQESVRQAWANVESNYQRRADLIPNLVNTVQGAADFEQETLTQVTEARARATSIQIDADDLDNPEKIQQYQQAQGELGKALGRLLMVSENYPTLRATEQFQTLQAQLEGTENRINVARRDYNESVAQYNTEIRSFPTNIIAGITGFQPRQPFEAEAGAEDAPTVSFD; this comes from the coding sequence ATGCGTAGCAAAGGAACGATCGTTCTCGCTATCCTGGGTCTCCTCCTTCTTGTTGGTGGCTGCGGTGGCGTGAGTTCGTACAACAGCATGGTGCAGCAGCAGGAATCTGTTCGCCAGGCCTGGGCCAATGTGGAGTCCAATTACCAACGTCGGGCGGATCTCATTCCCAATCTCGTCAATACCGTCCAGGGTGCCGCCGATTTCGAGCAGGAAACGCTGACGCAGGTTACCGAGGCGCGCGCACGGGCCACGTCGATCCAGATTGATGCTGATGATCTCGACAACCCGGAGAAAATTCAGCAGTATCAGCAAGCACAGGGCGAGCTTGGCAAGGCGCTCGGTCGCCTCCTGATGGTGTCGGAAAACTACCCGACGCTACGCGCGACGGAGCAATTCCAGACGCTTCAGGCGCAGCTCGAAGGCACGGAGAACCGTATCAACGTAGCGCGGCGCGACTACAACGAATCCGTCGCACAGTATAACACGGAGATTCGGTCTTTCCCGACCAACATTATCGCGGGCATCACTGGGTTCCAGCCGCGTCAGCCGTTCGAAGCGGAAGCAGGCGCCGAAGACGCTCCCACGGTCTCGTTTGATTAG
- a CDS encoding TPM domain-containing protein, giving the protein MLRTFRAFGLLLLLVAWVSSAPALGQRFDIPARPSSPVLDQADLLSGSEEQQLAQKLRTYETETSTAVVVVTLPSLQGAPIAEYTVELGREWGVGQGGLDNGAVVLISRDDRRMFIATGYGLEGSIPDAVASDLVRNVMRPAFRKGNFYEGIDRATSSLMLAARGEYTATERPSSSREDGGDSETLIFIVFIILYFVLTSKRRGSGGDGGRRRRRGNVFIWGSPGGFGGGGGGGDGFGGGGFGGFGGGSFGGGGAGGSW; this is encoded by the coding sequence GTGCTTCGCACCTTTCGTGCTTTCGGTCTACTGCTTCTCCTGGTTGCGTGGGTGTCGTCTGCGCCCGCTCTTGGGCAGCGATTCGACATCCCGGCCCGTCCGTCCAGTCCCGTGCTGGATCAGGCGGATCTGCTCTCGGGCAGTGAAGAACAGCAGCTCGCGCAGAAGCTTCGCACGTACGAAACGGAAACGTCGACGGCCGTCGTGGTGGTCACGCTCCCGTCGCTACAGGGGGCTCCGATTGCCGAGTACACCGTCGAGCTCGGGCGCGAATGGGGGGTCGGGCAGGGGGGACTGGACAACGGAGCCGTCGTCCTGATTTCGCGGGACGACCGCCGCATGTTCATCGCCACCGGCTACGGACTGGAAGGCAGCATCCCGGATGCTGTGGCGTCGGACCTCGTCCGAAACGTGATGCGGCCGGCCTTCCGAAAGGGAAACTTCTACGAGGGGATTGATCGGGCGACGAGTTCGCTCATGCTTGCGGCCCGTGGAGAGTACACGGCCACCGAACGCCCATCTTCGTCCCGCGAGGACGGCGGTGATTCCGAAACGCTGATCTTCATCGTGTTCATCATTCTGTACTTTGTCCTGACGTCGAAACGGCGGGGCTCTGGTGGAGATGGCGGCCGGAGACGGCGTCGCGGAAATGTCTTCATCTGGGGATCCCCCGGTGGCTTCGGTGGGGGAGGCGGAGGTGGAGATGGTTTTGGTGGCGGCGGCTTCGGAGGATTTGGAGGCGGAAGCTTCGGTGGGGGTGGCGCCGGCGGGTCCTGGTAA
- a CDS encoding tetratricopeptide repeat protein yields the protein MSDRLQQLLEFYEEDPQDNFVRFALAQEHLKRDETEKALSLFEELVETDPDYVGTYYHLGKLYERLDRTDDAIETYRQGIEVARDQRDNKNLSELQDAKLKAEGVGFD from the coding sequence ATGTCCGATCGTCTGCAGCAGCTCCTGGAGTTTTACGAAGAAGACCCACAGGACAACTTCGTCCGGTTTGCGCTGGCGCAGGAGCACTTGAAGCGCGACGAGACGGAGAAAGCCCTGTCTCTCTTCGAGGAGCTCGTGGAGACGGATCCCGACTACGTTGGAACGTACTATCACCTTGGAAAACTGTACGAGCGTCTCGACCGAACGGACGACGCGATCGAGACGTACCGTCAGGGCATTGAGGTCGCGCGCGACCAGCGCGACAACAAGAATCTGTCGGAGCTCCAGGATGCGAAGCTGAAGGCGGAAGGTGTCGGCTTCGACTGA
- a CDS encoding LysM peptidoglycan-binding domain-containing protein gives MSISPRLALVASMTAVLLAWGAVPVLAQDTGDDEATYTVQAGDTLFGIAQRFGTSVRSLKKWNDLDGAGIQVGQTLRVRPLSPSSSQGEPDADAGGGEEPPERPSADAEDAAETERDTIKAPGRIIADAGDTLVDIALRLGTTADTLFALNDSIRSPIEEGQGVLVPSRFGAGSHVVQPGETLYSIAGAYGVSVRALQSENDLEDATINPGQRLDIPGNTSRGKIEPPEPDSTGPVAVYPTAFEGRLTASGETYDPATFTGSHPTLPYGSIVLLSHPGNRRHSFLRIIDRGPVEDNVIMDVSKAVAQHLGFTASDSPDDLQLRIVWVNETRR, from the coding sequence GTGTCCATTTCTCCTCGTCTCGCTTTGGTGGCGAGTATGACGGCCGTTTTACTCGCCTGGGGAGCGGTGCCGGTCCTTGCCCAGGACACCGGGGACGACGAGGCGACGTACACGGTGCAGGCCGGAGATACGCTCTTTGGTATTGCCCAGCGGTTCGGCACATCGGTTCGTTCGCTCAAAAAGTGGAATGACCTGGACGGTGCCGGCATCCAGGTCGGCCAGACGCTTCGAGTTCGCCCACTGTCGCCATCGAGTTCGCAAGGGGAGCCAGACGCTGATGCCGGAGGGGGCGAGGAGCCCCCGGAGAGGCCGTCCGCTGATGCCGAAGACGCCGCGGAGACGGAGAGAGACACGATCAAGGCTCCCGGCCGGATCATCGCCGACGCCGGAGATACGCTGGTGGACATCGCCCTGCGGCTCGGCACGACGGCGGATACCCTCTTTGCTCTGAACGATAGCATTCGATCACCGATCGAGGAAGGGCAGGGTGTGCTTGTCCCTTCTCGGTTTGGGGCCGGAAGTCATGTCGTCCAGCCCGGAGAAACGCTCTACAGCATCGCAGGAGCGTATGGCGTGAGCGTTCGGGCCCTCCAGTCGGAGAACGATCTTGAGGACGCGACGATCAACCCCGGTCAGCGTCTCGACATTCCGGGAAATACGAGCCGTGGCAAGATCGAACCGCCTGAGCCTGATTCCACCGGTCCCGTCGCCGTCTATCCGACAGCCTTCGAGGGACGGCTTACCGCGAGTGGCGAGACATACGATCCGGCCACGTTCACAGGTAGCCATCCCACGCTGCCGTACGGGTCGATCGTCCTGCTTTCTCATCCCGGTAATCGGCGTCACAGCTTCCTCCGTATCATCGATCGCGGTCCCGTCGAGGATAACGTGATCATGGACGTGTCGAAGGCGGTGGCTCAGCACCTTGGATTCACCGCCAGCGATTCCCCCGACGACCTCCAACTCCGTATCGTCTGGGTGAACGAAACCAGGAGGTAA